A single genomic interval of Armatimonadota bacterium harbors:
- a CDS encoding phosphatase PAP2 family protein: MPPLWQVDADVFRAVHLGMHRDWLDPLLVTVTFSGLGYLQAIPLLSRLFAHRAKAVMVVAFLCTTVLAFAVERHVLAAVAAAALFGLFSGLDRAVAGRALVSLAVAGLLRLGIVQFLPRARPSNLEFSMPLEDLHGSTSFPSGHATTSFAVAAVVCWCYGKGAKGTWAAWILVWAVLVGLSRVYVGVHFPSDVIAAALLGLASGSLVFWFWPVAETGPKPEAEES, translated from the coding sequence ATGCCGCCGCTGTGGCAGGTCGATGCGGACGTCTTTCGAGCCGTCCATCTCGGGATGCACCGGGACTGGTTGGATCCGCTGCTCGTGACCGTCACGTTCTCGGGTTTGGGCTACCTCCAGGCCATCCCCCTTCTCAGCCGTTTGTTCGCCCACCGGGCAAAGGCCGTCATGGTCGTCGCGTTCCTGTGCACGACGGTCCTCGCGTTCGCCGTCGAACGTCACGTCTTAGCGGCGGTCGCAGCCGCAGCGCTGTTCGGCTTGTTCTCGGGACTGGACAGGGCCGTCGCCGGGAGGGCGCTCGTATCGCTCGCCGTCGCAGGCCTGCTTCGGCTGGGAATCGTCCAGTTTCTGCCCCGCGCCCGGCCGAGCAACCTGGAGTTCTCGATGCCGCTCGAGGACCTCCACGGGTCGACCAGTTTCCCCAGCGGACACGCGACCACGTCGTTCGCGGTCGCAGCCGTCGTGTGCTGGTGCTACGGAAAGGGGGCCAAGGGGACTTGGGCCGCCTGGATCCTGGTGTGGGCCGTCCTGGTCGGTCTCTCCCGTGTCTATGTCGGGGTCCATTTTCCGAGCGACGTGATCGCGGCCGCCCTCCTGGGACTCGCCTCGGGAAGCCTCGTGTTCTGGTTTTGGCCCGTCGCCGAGACAGGGCCAAAACCAGAGGCAGAGGAAAGTTAG
- a CDS encoding glutamate mutase L codes for MSENILRIVATDCGSTTTKAILIERNDKGEYRLVARGEAPTTVEKPFEDVTVGVTNSITELEELTESEPAEGFKPGRRRLLKDGQVWRLRKEGKELEQRGGELDGSDLYVSTSSAGGGLQMMVAGVVKAMSAESAERAALGAGAILMDTLAVDDGRKDFQKVERLRQLRPDIILMSGGTDGGTKSHLVEMAEVIHRADPKPRFGDMKLPVIFAGNTEASAEVGTVLGQGIATKVVANIRPTLERENLDPARDEIHELFLEHVMQQAPGYSKLLEWASEEVMATPNAVGKLMEAYALQEDINILGVDIGGATTDVFSVFQGTYNRTVSANLGMSYSICNVLKETGTANIARWIPIQIDQFEVRNRLRNKMIRPTTIPQTYEDLLIEQAVSREALRLAFEHHKSLARSLKGTQQQRDVGQIFEQSGTGETLIKMMNLDMIIGSGGVLSHAPHRAQSALMMLDAYEPEGVTMITVDSIFMMPHLGVLSEHFFEAARQVFEHDCIVKCGHCIAPTGNCKSGEVAVTVTGPGINESVQAGTIKVVPLGRDQFAEVTITPHRNMDVGAGKGKPRPFKLEGGTVGVIIDARGRPLALPSDDGARIMKLREWLTAMSLPLP; via the coding sequence ATGTCCGAGAACATCCTGCGGATCGTCGCTACCGACTGTGGGTCCACGACCACGAAGGCGATCCTCATCGAGCGGAACGATAAGGGCGAGTACCGACTGGTCGCCCGTGGCGAAGCACCGACGACCGTCGAGAAGCCGTTCGAAGACGTCACCGTCGGCGTCACGAACTCGATCACCGAACTCGAAGAGCTGACGGAGAGCGAACCCGCCGAGGGCTTCAAGCCCGGTCGGCGCAGACTCCTGAAGGACGGGCAGGTCTGGCGCCTTCGCAAGGAGGGCAAGGAGCTCGAACAGCGCGGGGGAGAACTGGACGGTTCCGACCTGTACGTGTCGACGTCCTCGGCAGGCGGCGGGCTGCAGATGATGGTCGCAGGGGTCGTGAAAGCGATGTCGGCAGAATCAGCCGAGCGCGCAGCGCTCGGTGCAGGCGCGATCCTCATGGACACGCTCGCCGTCGACGACGGGCGAAAGGATTTTCAAAAGGTCGAGAGGCTGCGACAGCTCCGTCCCGACATCATCCTCATGTCCGGAGGCACGGACGGCGGCACGAAGTCGCACCTCGTCGAAATGGCCGAAGTCATCCACCGCGCCGATCCTAAACCGCGCTTCGGCGATATGAAGCTGCCCGTCATCTTCGCCGGTAACACCGAAGCGAGCGCGGAAGTCGGAACGGTCCTCGGCCAGGGCATCGCGACCAAGGTCGTCGCGAACATCCGACCGACGCTGGAACGGGAAAACCTGGACCCGGCGCGCGACGAGATCCACGAGCTCTTCCTCGAACACGTCATGCAACAGGCGCCCGGTTACTCCAAGCTCCTAGAATGGGCGAGCGAAGAGGTCATGGCGACGCCGAACGCGGTCGGCAAGCTGATGGAAGCCTACGCTCTGCAAGAGGACATCAACATTCTTGGCGTCGACATCGGCGGGGCGACGACCGACGTGTTCTCGGTCTTCCAGGGCACTTACAACCGGACGGTCAGCGCCAACCTCGGGATGTCGTACTCGATCTGTAACGTCCTCAAGGAGACGGGTACGGCCAACATCGCGCGCTGGATCCCGATCCAGATCGACCAGTTCGAAGTGCGCAACCGGCTTCGCAACAAGATGATCCGCCCGACGACGATCCCGCAGACGTACGAAGACCTGCTCATCGAGCAGGCCGTGTCGAGGGAAGCCCTCCGCCTCGCGTTCGAGCACCACAAGTCGCTCGCAAGGTCGCTCAAAGGGACTCAGCAGCAACGCGACGTCGGACAGATCTTCGAGCAGTCCGGAACGGGCGAGACCCTCATCAAAATGATGAACCTGGACATGATCATCGGATCGGGCGGCGTCCTGTCCCACGCACCGCACCGGGCCCAGTCCGCCCTGATGATGCTGGACGCTTACGAACCGGAGGGCGTGACCATGATCACGGTCGACTCCATCTTCATGATGCCGCACCTGGGCGTCCTTTCGGAGCACTTCTTCGAGGCGGCGCGCCAGGTCTTCGAGCACGACTGCATCGTCAAGTGCGGACACTGCATCGCGCCGACGGGGAACTGCAAGTCAGGCGAGGTCGCGGTCACGGTGACGGGTCCGGGCATCAACGAGTCCGTTCAAGCGGGCACCATCAAGGTCGTCCCGCTCGGACGCGACCAGTTCGCCGAAGTCACGATCACCCCGCACCGCAACATGGACGTCGGGGCCGGGAAAGGGAAGCCACGGCCGTTCAAGCTCGAAGGCGGGACGGTCGGCGTCATCATCGACGCCAGGGGCCGTCCGCTCGCGCTTCCGTCCGACGACGGTGCCCGCATCATGAAGCTCAGAGAGTGGTTGACGGCCATGTCGCTGCCGCTTCCCTAA
- a CDS encoding ABC transporter ATP-binding protein encodes MAGVSFKHVTKVFGKDVKAVDDLSLDIQDGEFMVLVGPSGCGKTTALRMIAGLEEATSGDLVIGPDRVNDVPPKDRDIAMVFQNYALYPHMTVYENIAFGLKIRELKGVFWQLSHMSEAKGKRSKIDARVQEVAKMLAIDHLLQRRPKELSGGQRQRVALGRAIAREPRVFLMDEPLSNLDAKLRIQTRAELIRLHRRLGVTTIYVTHDQTEAMTMGQRIAVMSDGVLQQCDDPETVYNKPANKFVAGFIGAPPMNFLDGTVTNGHVDLGAFKLALPVGHPVRGDVGKSVTIGIRPEDIHDTTVSSPVPVTEDNRFEAKVDVLEKLGSEDTVYLVAGGLNMTASLDPAARIHAGQSATFAVDVDKLHVFDSASGQAVR; translated from the coding sequence TTGGCTGGAGTCTCGTTCAAGCACGTTACGAAGGTGTTCGGAAAGGACGTCAAGGCCGTCGACGACCTTTCCCTCGACATCCAAGACGGGGAGTTCATGGTCTTGGTCGGCCCATCCGGTTGCGGAAAGACGACCGCGCTCCGGATGATCGCGGGCCTGGAGGAAGCGACGTCCGGAGACCTCGTGATCGGCCCCGACCGGGTCAACGACGTGCCGCCGAAAGACCGCGACATCGCGATGGTCTTTCAAAACTACGCTCTGTACCCCCACATGACGGTGTACGAGAACATCGCGTTCGGTCTCAAGATCCGCGAGCTCAAAGGCGTCTTCTGGCAGTTGTCGCACATGTCGGAAGCGAAGGGCAAGCGGTCGAAGATCGATGCCAGGGTCCAAGAAGTCGCCAAGATGCTCGCGATCGACCACCTGCTCCAAAGGCGGCCGAAAGAACTGTCCGGCGGGCAACGCCAACGCGTGGCTCTCGGACGCGCCATCGCCCGCGAACCGCGGGTGTTCCTCATGGACGAACCGTTGAGCAACCTGGACGCGAAGCTGAGGATCCAGACGCGGGCCGAGCTCATCCGACTTCACAGGCGGCTCGGGGTCACGACGATCTACGTCACTCACGACCAGACCGAAGCCATGACGATGGGCCAGCGCATCGCCGTCATGTCCGACGGCGTGCTCCAGCAGTGCGACGATCCTGAAACGGTCTACAACAAGCCTGCGAACAAGTTCGTCGCAGGCTTTATCGGCGCCCCGCCCATGAACTTCCTCGACGGGACGGTCACGAACGGACACGTCGACTTAGGCGCCTTCAAACTGGCCCTCCCTGTCGGCCATCCGGTCCGAGGAGACGTCGGCAAGTCGGTCACCATCGGGATCCGGCCGGAAGACATCCACGACACGACGGTCTCCAGCCCGGTGCCCGTGACGGAGGACAACCGCTTCGAAGCCAAGGTCGACGTCCTCGAGAAACTGGGTTCGGAAGACACGGTCTACTTGGTCGCCGGCGGACTGAACATGACGGCGAGCCTCGATCCTGCAGCGCGCATCCACGCGGGACAGTCGGCGACGTTCGCCGTCGACGTCGACAAGCTCCACGTCTTTGATTCAGCGAGCGGACAAGCGGTCCGATAA
- a CDS encoding aldehyde dehydrogenase family protein → MTVYGLIVHGEEVEGSVKAAARAPYDGRVLGEAWLGAWADMDRAIGSSVRAYSDWKRTARRDRATLLRRVAQGVRDQAEDLAFVLTHEVGKPVTWSRGEVARTALTFDLAADLLTAPSGEVLPTDFDPRGDGHRCTVERFPVGPVLAITPYNWPYNLAAHKIAPALAAGNTVLLKPSKAALLSSRALVRAIHDAGCPPGVLNLVPCDPETAEKAVQDPRVRCVSFTGSDVVGWRLKKLASEKPVTLELGGDASAVVFPDADLDWTLGRLVAGGFGYAGQICISIQHVRVHREVYDEVRDRLTSGTRACPAGDPALDETVCGPMIDGEAADRVEAWVDSARGGGATVLAGGRREGNVLKPTLVSDVPPGTELACKEVFGPVLTLTPFESVDEAVAQVDGSSYGIHCGVFTKDLTVAERFYQEVDTGGVVVGDYPTLRFDNMPYGGVKKSGFGREGVRSGYESMTVPKVLLTRLV, encoded by the coding sequence ATGACGGTGTACGGCTTGATCGTCCACGGAGAAGAAGTCGAAGGGTCGGTCAAGGCCGCTGCGCGCGCGCCGTACGACGGTCGTGTCCTCGGCGAAGCCTGGCTCGGGGCTTGGGCGGACATGGACCGGGCCATTGGTTCGTCCGTCCGGGCTTACTCCGACTGGAAGCGGACGGCCCGCCGCGATCGGGCCACCCTTCTCCGCCGCGTGGCCCAAGGCGTCCGTGACCAAGCCGAAGACCTTGCGTTCGTGCTGACGCACGAAGTCGGAAAGCCCGTGACGTGGTCGAGAGGGGAAGTCGCGAGGACGGCCCTGACTTTCGACCTCGCCGCCGACCTATTGACGGCCCCGTCCGGCGAGGTCCTCCCGACGGACTTCGATCCTCGAGGCGACGGTCACCGTTGCACGGTCGAGCGGTTCCCGGTCGGGCCCGTACTCGCCATCACGCCGTACAACTGGCCGTACAACTTGGCCGCACACAAGATCGCGCCGGCCCTGGCCGCCGGGAACACGGTCCTTCTGAAGCCTTCGAAGGCGGCCCTTCTCAGCAGCCGGGCGCTCGTACGCGCCATCCATGACGCAGGTTGTCCCCCTGGTGTCCTCAACCTGGTGCCGTGCGACCCGGAAACGGCGGAAAAGGCCGTCCAAGACCCCCGGGTCCGTTGCGTCAGCTTCACCGGATCGGACGTCGTCGGTTGGCGCCTCAAGAAGCTTGCGAGCGAGAAACCCGTCACGCTCGAACTGGGGGGCGACGCCTCCGCCGTCGTCTTCCCCGACGCGGACCTCGATTGGACGCTCGGTCGCCTCGTCGCCGGAGGCTTCGGCTATGCCGGACAGATCTGCATCTCGATCCAACACGTCCGTGTCCACCGTGAGGTGTACGACGAGGTACGCGACCGCCTGACGTCCGGCACCCGAGCCTGCCCGGCAGGCGATCCGGCCCTGGACGAGACGGTTTGCGGGCCCATGATCGACGGAGAAGCGGCCGACCGTGTCGAAGCCTGGGTCGATTCAGCCCGAGGGGGCGGGGCTACCGTGTTGGCCGGAGGACGACGCGAAGGCAACGTCCTGAAACCGACGCTCGTCAGCGACGTCCCTCCCGGAACCGAGCTGGCCTGCAAGGAAGTGTTCGGGCCCGTTCTGACTCTGACACCGTTCGAGTCGGTCGACGAGGCGGTCGCCCAGGTCGACGGATCCTCCTACGGGATCCATTGCGGCGTCTTTACGAAGGATCTCACCGTCGCCGAGCGCTTCTATCAAGAGGTCGACACGGGCGGGGTCGTCGTCGGGGACTATCCGACGCTACGGTTCGACAATATGCCGTACGGCGGCGTGAAGAAGAGCGGGTTCGGACGCGAAGGCGTCCGCTCGGGCTACGAGTCGATGACCGTTCCTAAAGTGCTCTTGACGCGCCTCGTCTAG
- the pyrF gene encoding orotidine-5'-phosphate decarboxylase, with amino-acid sequence MRRKIICAIDTGDIGRAGSIVKRLAPYVGAFKIGHALTLPYGLDVIDRLKEAGAERIFLDLKFHDIPNSVALGVREAAKRGVWMTTLHLSGGPAMITAAVEEAKEYADEQAPLLIGVSVLTSLDERTLHTDLGVSRGLVDHMLALSKMGVDCGLDGVVCSVHEVAAMRKAVGHSVIVTPGIRPHNADTHDQQRVGDARSALGDGSDYLVIGRYLTDAHDPLAALAELGLLDETVAP; translated from the coding sequence ATGCGCCGAAAGATCATATGCGCCATCGACACGGGAGACATCGGGCGCGCGGGTTCGATCGTCAAACGCCTCGCCCCGTACGTCGGGGCCTTCAAGATCGGGCACGCGTTGACATTGCCCTACGGGCTGGACGTGATCGACAGGCTGAAGGAAGCCGGTGCCGAGCGGATCTTCCTCGACCTCAAGTTCCATGACATTCCGAACTCGGTCGCCCTCGGAGTCCGAGAAGCGGCCAAGCGCGGTGTCTGGATGACGACGCTGCACCTGTCGGGGGGACCGGCCATGATCACCGCCGCGGTCGAAGAAGCCAAGGAATATGCGGACGAACAAGCGCCGCTCCTGATCGGCGTCTCGGTCTTGACGTCCCTTGACGAACGGACCCTCCATACCGATCTAGGAGTCTCGCGAGGACTCGTCGACCACATGCTCGCCCTTTCCAAAATGGGAGTGGACTGCGGGTTGGACGGCGTCGTGTGCTCCGTTCACGAGGTCGCCGCGATGAGGAAAGCGGTCGGGCACTCCGTCATCGTGACGCCTGGCATCCGGCCCCACAATGCCGACACCCATGACCAGCAGCGCGTGGGCGACGCGAGGTCGGCCCTGGGCGACGGCTCCGACTACCTCGTGATCGGCCGATATCTGACCGATGCCCACGACCCCCTCGCCGCGTTGGCCGAACTCGGACTCCTCGACGAGACCGTTGCCCCTTGA
- a CDS encoding A/G-specific adenine glycosylase, which produces MTDVQRRLLDWYEASRRDLPWRRTADPYAVWVSEAMLQQTTVKAVVPYFERWMKRFPTVEDLARAEADECASYWAGLGYYARCRRLQDGAKWIVEHGFPSSADAWLDVPGVGPYTAGAIASIALGEPAALVDGNVERVYSRLNDDAASGPALHRAAWAWAKGQVCQERPSDWNQALMELGATVCKPRSPSCTACPLHGLCRAVASGTVDFRPVRPPRKAPVELDHHVWVPRYKGRLGIVQTPPGEWWAGLWGFPRSASTEALDVLVGPSRRRPIGHFRHTVTGHRIDVEVSVADCERPSSSLTWCEPADVRRYALPAPQERALSIWERAVEDGSGTDVRATQVSLPTNA; this is translated from the coding sequence TTGACGGACGTCCAGCGACGGTTGTTGGACTGGTACGAAGCGTCGCGGCGCGATCTGCCGTGGAGACGGACTGCGGACCCGTACGCGGTCTGGGTCAGTGAAGCGATGCTACAACAGACCACGGTCAAAGCCGTCGTGCCGTACTTCGAACGGTGGATGAAGCGCTTCCCTACCGTCGAAGACCTGGCCCGTGCCGAGGCCGACGAATGTGCTTCGTACTGGGCGGGCCTCGGATACTACGCCCGCTGTCGGAGGCTTCAGGACGGGGCAAAATGGATCGTCGAACATGGGTTTCCTTCGTCGGCCGACGCCTGGCTCGACGTTCCCGGTGTCGGCCCCTATACCGCCGGCGCGATCGCGTCGATCGCCTTGGGCGAGCCGGCGGCCTTGGTCGACGGGAACGTCGAACGGGTCTACTCCCGGCTCAACGACGACGCCGCTTCCGGTCCTGCGCTCCATCGTGCGGCCTGGGCCTGGGCGAAGGGCCAAGTCTGCCAAGAACGCCCTTCCGACTGGAACCAAGCCCTCATGGAGCTCGGGGCGACGGTCTGCAAACCTCGAAGCCCTTCTTGTACGGCCTGCCCTTTACACGGCCTGTGCCGGGCTGTGGCCTCAGGAACAGTCGATTTCCGGCCCGTAAGGCCACCTCGCAAGGCGCCCGTCGAGCTGGACCATCACGTCTGGGTGCCCCGGTACAAGGGCCGGCTCGGGATCGTGCAGACACCGCCAGGCGAGTGGTGGGCCGGATTGTGGGGCTTTCCGCGTTCGGCTTCGACCGAGGCGCTGGACGTGTTGGTCGGCCCATCGCGACGCCGCCCGATCGGCCACTTCCGGCACACCGTGACAGGCCACCGGATCGACGTCGAAGTGAGCGTCGCGGACTGCGAACGTCCGTCGTCTTCGTTAACGTGGTGCGAGCCGGCCGACGTCCGTCGGTACGCCCTTCCTGCGCCCCAAGAGCGGGCGCTCTCGATTTGGGAACGGGCGGTCGAGGACGGTTCGGGAACCGACGTGCGGGCGACTCAGGTATCCTTGCCTACTAACGCATGA
- a CDS encoding N-acetylmuramoyl-L-alanine amidase, with the protein MTRMLACLTLWMAMTAAWAQNGLTVDYTYRGAFSDQGARYEGACYVTPAFMRRVGWQVDVTDGVASVSAEGHTFQLESSIIGGKRLYCLDEAVRYLGGTVEWDEAQGRATVLGRLRNIEKTPAGLRVDCTMNVKPRAFRASGPPRMVLDLAGAVLDEKALAPLPSGWRASQFTSNTVRVVIESPTMSNVTVPALLEGRTVELALASNVPAAPKTAATVSLGKPAVGSEVNGTQPVVLPWTSRPSQSPTALYLDPTTIQVTVPGSAAEKPGENLVERSPFIRSIDVVDDGNGTCTVTLNLKSALAFELNTQSLGATVSLSRPKSRGGLAGKIIVVDAGHGGKDNGAVHAGVQEKNQTLAMAKTVAKALKEAGASVIMTRSDDTFVSLGERSNIANRSKADLFVSCHFNSNSVDNSRSGTIVFYHNAIPLHMLLAECIRSEIAKFKDLPDMGTWSDTRIYNSGFAVLRGAQMPAVLLELGFLNHATDRSKIQDQNFRDHVADAIVKGAKVFFGEESKK; encoded by the coding sequence ATGACGCGCATGCTTGCCTGTCTGACGCTATGGATGGCGATGACGGCGGCCTGGGCCCAGAACGGGCTGACCGTCGACTACACCTACCGAGGAGCGTTCTCCGACCAGGGCGCCCGGTACGAGGGTGCCTGCTACGTGACGCCGGCGTTCATGCGCCGTGTCGGGTGGCAGGTCGACGTCACCGACGGCGTCGCCTCCGTCAGCGCCGAAGGGCACACCTTTCAATTAGAATCGTCGATCATCGGCGGTAAACGGCTGTACTGCCTGGACGAGGCCGTCCGCTATCTGGGCGGAACGGTCGAGTGGGACGAAGCCCAGGGCCGGGCGACGGTCCTCGGTCGGCTGCGGAACATCGAGAAGACTCCCGCAGGCCTGAGGGTCGACTGTACGATGAACGTGAAGCCTCGGGCGTTCCGCGCCTCGGGTCCGCCCCGGATGGTCCTCGACCTTGCGGGTGCGGTCTTGGACGAGAAGGCTCTGGCCCCCTTACCCTCGGGATGGCGGGCGTCGCAGTTCACGTCGAACACGGTCCGGGTCGTGATCGAGTCCCCGACGATGTCGAACGTGACCGTCCCCGCGCTCTTAGAAGGGCGTACGGTCGAACTGGCCCTCGCTTCGAACGTCCCCGCCGCACCCAAGACAGCGGCCACCGTCAGCCTTGGCAAGCCCGCTGTCGGGTCGGAAGTCAACGGCACCCAACCGGTCGTCCTTCCGTGGACCAGTCGACCGTCGCAAAGTCCGACCGCCCTTTACCTTGATCCGACGACGATCCAAGTGACGGTTCCTGGAAGCGCCGCCGAGAAACCCGGCGAGAACCTGGTCGAACGGAGCCCGTTCATCAGGAGCATCGACGTCGTCGACGACGGAAACGGCACCTGCACCGTCACTTTGAACCTCAAGTCAGCGCTTGCGTTCGAACTGAACACGCAGAGTCTGGGGGCTACGGTCTCGCTGTCCCGGCCCAAGTCCCGGGGCGGATTGGCCGGAAAGATCATCGTCGTCGACGCCGGGCACGGTGGTAAGGACAACGGGGCCGTCCATGCCGGCGTCCAAGAAAAGAACCAGACTCTGGCGATGGCGAAGACGGTCGCCAAGGCCCTCAAGGAAGCAGGCGCCTCCGTGATCATGACCCGCTCGGACGACACGTTCGTGTCCCTCGGGGAGCGGTCGAACATCGCGAACCGAAGCAAGGCTGACCTGTTCGTCAGTTGCCATTTCAATTCGAACAGCGTCGACAACAGCCGTAGCGGGACGATCGTGTTCTATCACAATGCGATCCCGTTGCACATGTTATTGGCCGAGTGCATCCGGAGCGAGATCGCCAAGTTCAAGGATCTGCCCGATATGGGCACTTGGAGCGATACGCGGATCTACAATTCGGGATTCGCCGTCTTGAGAGGGGCGCAGATGCCCGCCGTCCTCCTGGAACTTGGGTTCTTGAACCACGCGACCGACCGTTCGAAGATCCAAGACCAGAACTTCCGTGACCATGTCGCGGACGCGATCGTGAAGGGTGCTAAGGTGTTTTTCGGTGAAGAGTCCAAGAAGTAG
- a CDS encoding GerMN domain-containing protein encodes MKSPRSSRRNPAPLIVGLCSIALLGGVGYYVATLPKELPASKKAVVDEPSRREDVKVYRPRYEKGELKLDPGTVKPPEKTDPKVFAVNSYLKNLGFIPKGAALKTCTVKDGLATLDFNAEFETTYGTEDEQTVVKGLMTTMAQFSDVHAVKMTVEGKPLETLGNIDLTQPLPVPVPEKSGGGPEGVPPPDGTSR; translated from the coding sequence GTGAAGAGTCCAAGAAGTAGCCGCCGCAATCCGGCCCCTCTGATCGTGGGGCTCTGCTCGATCGCCCTTCTCGGAGGAGTGGGGTATTACGTGGCGACGCTTCCCAAGGAGCTTCCGGCTTCAAAGAAGGCCGTCGTCGACGAACCTTCCCGGCGCGAAGACGTCAAGGTCTATCGGCCCCGGTATGAGAAGGGCGAACTGAAGCTCGACCCGGGCACGGTCAAACCACCGGAGAAGACCGATCCGAAGGTGTTCGCGGTCAACTCTTATCTGAAGAACCTCGGTTTCATCCCAAAAGGGGCCGCACTGAAAACGTGCACGGTCAAGGACGGCTTGGCGACGTTGGACTTCAACGCCGAATTCGAGACGACTTACGGGACAGAAGACGAGCAGACCGTCGTGAAGGGCCTCATGACGACGATGGCCCAGTTCTCGGACGTCCACGCCGTGAAGATGACGGTCGAGGGCAAGCCCCTCGAGACCCTTGGCAACATCGACCTCACTCAGCCGCTTCCGGTCCCTGTTCCGGAGAAGTCCGGCGGCGGGCCAGAAGGCGTGCCGCCTCCTGATGGCACTTCACGATGA
- a CDS encoding phosphatase PAP2 family protein — MNSLDTAVFRAVNGWPESTAPFWVFLSNATKTTGGLVLIGSLVVLSLVWKPTRLGTVLALLAWPLANLTTDVLKDAFQWNRPSWPDVMAANPWIQVRVEPLTSFGTASAHSANMMAVATVFLWLHRPMGALWCGVAVLTGLSRIYVGVHWPSEVVLGWLCGAVCGTIIVKCHQEAARLLARRRTSPEQGPEAAE; from the coding sequence GTGAACTCGCTGGACACGGCTGTCTTCCGGGCCGTGAACGGCTGGCCCGAAAGCACGGCGCCTTTCTGGGTGTTCTTGTCCAATGCGACCAAGACCACAGGCGGCCTCGTCCTGATCGGATCCCTGGTGGTCTTGTCCCTCGTCTGGAAACCGACCCGACTGGGAACGGTCCTCGCCCTCTTGGCATGGCCTCTGGCCAACCTGACGACGGACGTACTGAAGGACGCCTTCCAGTGGAACCGTCCCAGTTGGCCGGACGTCATGGCCGCGAACCCATGGATCCAGGTACGGGTGGAACCGTTGACGAGTTTCGGGACGGCTTCGGCCCATTCCGCGAACATGATGGCCGTCGCGACCGTGTTCCTCTGGCTTCACCGGCCGATGGGAGCCCTTTGGTGCGGCGTCGCCGTCCTGACCGGTCTGTCCCGGATCTACGTGGGCGTCCACTGGCCGAGCGAAGTGGTGCTCGGATGGCTGTGCGGCGCGGTGTGCGGCACGATCATCGTGAAGTGCCATCAGGAGGCGGCACGCCTTCTGGCCCGCCGCCGGACTTCTCCGGAACAGGGACCGGAAGCGGCTGAGTGA